One Homo sapiens chromosome 3, GRCh38.p14 Primary Assembly genomic window carries:
- the VWA5B2 gene encoding von Willebrand factor A domain-containing protein 5B2 isoform 4 (isoform 4 is encoded by transcript variant 4), whose translation MLVTGPCLLAGLESPSHALRADAPPHASSAATICVTLAEGHHCDRALEILLHPSEPHQPHLMLEGGSLSSAEYEARVRARRDFQRLQRRDSDGDRQVWFLQRRFHKDILLNPVLALSFCPDLSSKPGHLGTATRELLFLLDSSSVAHKDAIVLAVKSLPPQTLINLAVFGTLVQPLFPESRPCSDDAVQLICESIETLQVPSGPPDVLAALDWAVGQPQHRAYPRQLFLLTAASPMAATTHRTLELMRWHRGTARCFSFGLGPTCHQLLQGLSALSRGQAYFLRPGQRLQPMLVQALRKALEPALSDISVDWFVPDTVEALLTPREIPALYPGDQLLGYCSLFRVDGFRSRPPGGQEPGWQSSGGSVFPSPEEAPSAASPGTEPTGTSEPLGTGTVSAELSSPWAARDSEQSTDALTDPVTDPGPNPSDTAIWRRIFQSSYIREQYVLTHCSASPEPGPGSTGSSESPGSQGPGSPEGSAPLEPPSQQGCRSLAWGEPAGSRSCPLPAPTPAPFKVGALSTEVLGRQHRAALAGRSLSSPPGRANQVPGRPRKPSLGAILDGPSPEPGQQLGQGLDDSGNLLSPAPMDWDMLMEPPFLFTAVPPSGELAPPAVPPQAPRCHVVIRGLCGEQPMCWEVGVGLETLWGPGDGSQPPSPPVREAAWDQALHRLTAASVVRDNEQLALRGGAETTADRGHARRCWLRALQTSKVSSAPSCFTCPVAVDATTREVLPGALQVCSSEPAEPPGTPPASHSHLDAAPLPTVVYSKGLQRGSPAGAWDSDQNGNSKRALGDPATPTEGPRRPPPRPPCRLSMGRRHKLCSPDPGQANNSEGSDHDYLPLVRLQEAPGSFRLDAPFCAAVRISQERLCRASPFAVHRASLSPTSASLPWALLGPGVGQGDSATASCSPSPSSGSEGPGQVDSGRGSDTEASEGAEGLGGTDLRGRTWATAVALAWLEHRCAAAFDEWELTAAKADCWLRAQHLPDGLDLAALKAAARGLFLLLRHWDQNLQLHLLCYSPANV comes from the exons ATGCTGGTGACTGGGCCATGCCTGCTTGCAG GCCTGGAGAGCCCCTCTCATGCTCTGCGGGCAGATGCCCCCCCTCATGCCAGCTCTGCAGCCACCATCTGTGTCACACTGGCAGAGGGCCACCACTGTGACCGGGCCTTGGAGATCCTGCTGCACCCCAGTG AGCCCCATCAGCCACACCTGATGCTGGAGGGCGGCAGCCTGAGCTCAGCAGAATATGAGGCCCGGGTGAGGGCCCGCCGAGATTTTCAGAGGCTACAGCGAAGGGACAGTGATGGGGACCGGCAG GTGTGGTTCCTGCAGCGACGCTTCCACAAGGACATCCTGCTGAACCCCGTGCTGGCGCTGAGCTTCTGCCCAGACCTGAGCTCCAAGCCCGGACACCTGGggacagctactcgggagctacTCTTCCTTTTGGATAGCAGCAGCGTGGCACACAAG GATGCCATTGTTTTGGCTGTGAAGTCCCTCCCGCCCCAGACGCTTATCAACCTGGCCGTGTTTGGGACGTTGGTGCAGCCACTCTTCCCAGAGAGCCGGCCTTGCAGTGAT GATGCTGTGCAGCTGATCTGCGAGAGCATTGAGACCCTGCAGGTTCCGAGTGGGCCCCCAGACGTGCTGGCTGCTCTGGACTGGGCCGTGGGGCAGCCCCAGCACAGGGCCTACCCTCGGCAGCTGTTcctgctcactgctgcctcacCCATGGCCGCCACTACCCACCGAACCCTGGAGCTCATGAGGTGGCACAGGGGGACAGCCAG ATGCTTCTCCTTTGGGCTGGGGCCCACCTGCCACCAGCTGCTCCAGGGTTTATCTGCCCTCAGCAGAGGCCAGGCCTACTTCCTGAggcctgggcagaggctgcagcccATG CTGGTACAGGCTCTGCGGAAGGCACTGGAGCCTGCTTTGAGTGACATCTCTGTGGACTGGTTTGTGCCCGACACTGTGGAGGCACTGCTGACCCCCCGGGAGATCCCAGCACTCTACCCTGGGGACCAGCTGCTCGGTTACTGCTCACTCTTCAGGGTGGATGGCTTCCGGTCCCGCCCACCAGGG GGCCAAGAGCCTGGCTGGCAGAGCTCGGGTGGGTCCGTGTTTCCATCCCCAGAAGAGGCCCCGTCTGCTGCCAGCCCTGGCACTGAGCCCACTGGCACCTCAGAGCCACTGGGAACAGGCACTGTCTCAGCAGAACTGTCCAGCCCATGGGCTGCCAGGGACTCGGAGCAGA GTACTGATGCTCTGACAGACCCAGTCACGGATCCTGGACCCAACCCCTCTGACACAGCCATATGGCGCCGCATCTTTCAGTCCTCGTACATTCGGGAGCAGTATGTGCTCACCCACTGCTCTGCCAGCCCCGAGCCAGGCCCAGGCTCCACAGGCAGCAGTGAGTCCCCAGGCTCACAGGGCCCTGGCTCCCCCGAAGGTAGTGCTCCCTTGGAGCCCCCTTCTCAGCAGGGCtgccgcagtctggcctggggaGAACCTGCAGGCTCCCGCTCCTGTCCCCTGCCTGCACCCACACCAGCTCCATTCAAG GTGGGGGCCTTGAGTACTGAGGTGCTGGGCCGTCAGCACAGAGCGGCTCTGGCTGGCCGAAGCCTCTCATCCCCTCCAGGCCGGGCAAACCAAGTCCCCGGCCGACCCCGGAAACCCTCTTTGGGTGCAATACTAGATGGCCCAAGTCCTGAGCCAGGCCAACAGTTGGGACAAGGCCTGGATGACTCAG GAAACCTGCTCTCCCCAGCCCCTATGGACTGGGACATGCTGATGGAACCACCCTTCTTATTCACGGCTGTGCCTCCTAGTGGGGAGTTGGCCCCTCCAGCAGTGCCTCCCCAGGCTCCACGCTGCCATGTGGTGATCCGGGGCCTGTGTGGGGAGCAGCCCATGTGCTGGGAGGTGGGTGTTGGGCTGGAGACACTGTGGGGACCTGGAGATGGCTCACAGCCTCCCTCACCTCCTGTAAGAGAAGCTGCTTGGGACCAAGCACTCCATCGGCTGACAGCAGCCTCTGTGGTCCGGGACAATGAGCAGCTGGCCCTCCGAGGAGGGGCAGAGACCACAGCTGACCGGG GCCATGCCCGGAGGTGCTGGCTTCGAGCCCTTCAGACAAGTAAGGTCAGCTCTGCCCCCTCCTGCTTCACTTGCCCTGTAGCTGTGGATGCTACTACTAGGGAGGTCCTGCCTGGGGCCCTGCAGGTGTGCAGCTCAG AGCCCGCTGAGCCCCCAGGAACCCCTCCTGCCTCTCACAGCCATCTAGATGCAGCTCCTCTGCCCACTGTTGTCTACTCTAAAG GACTTCAGAGAGGCTCTCCAGCAGGCGCCTGGGACTCGGACCAAAATGGCAACTCCAAGCGTGCTTTGGGGGACCCTGCCACTCCCACGGAAGGTCCTCGCCGCCCACCTCCCCGTCCTCCCTGTCGGCTCAGCATGGGCCGCCGTCACAAACTCTGTAGCCCTGACCCGGGCCAGGCCAACAACAGTGAAGGCAGCGACCATGACTACCTGCCCTTG GTGCGGCTGCAGGAGGCACCAGGCTCCTTCCGCCTGGACGCGCCCTTCTGCGCCGCTGTGCGCATCTCGCAGGAGCGCCTCTGCCGTGCCTCGCCCTTTGCCGTGCACCGCGCCAGCCTCagccccacctcggcctcatTGCCCTGGGCACTTCTGGGCCCTGGTGTTGGCCAGGGTGACAGTGCCACGGCCTCCTGCAGCCCGTCCCCCAGCTCGGGCTCTGAGGGGCCAGGCCAGGTGGACAGTGGGCGGGGCTCAGACACCGAGGCCTCCGAGGGGGCGGAAGGGCTGGGCGGCACCGACCTGCGGGGCCGGACCTGGGCCACTGCCGTAGCACTCGCCTGGCTGGAGCACCGATGCGCCGCTGCCTTCGACGAGTGGGAACTGACAGCGGCCAAGGCTGATTGCTGGCTGCGGGCCCAGCACTTGCCTGACGGCCTTGACCTGGCCGCCCTCAAGGCCGCAGCCCGAGGGCTCTTCCTGCTACTGCGCCACTGGGACCAAAACCTGCAGCTACACCTGCTGTGCTACAGCCCAGCGAACGTGTGA